DNA from Thermomicrobiales bacterium:
AGGAACTCGTAGGCGGATTTGGCGGCGGCTTCGACCTCGTTCAGGGGCGGCCAGGGCTCGCCGGTGAACTCGATCTCGACCGAGACCGGGCCATCGAAGCCGACGGCGTCGAGCGCGGCGAAGATCTTGGAGAAGTCGACTTCGCCCGAACCGGCCGGAGGGAAGTTCCACTTGCCAGCGCCACCGATTTGATCCTTGGCGTGGACATGCTTGACGTAGGGCGCCGCCGCCTTGATGTCTACGGTGGGATCGGTGTCACCGTAGAAAATGACATTGCCGGGATCGTAGTTGATGCCAATGTTCGGTTTGTCGATCAGTTTGACCAGTTCAGCCGAGATGGCGCCGTTGGCGACCAACCCGCCATGCGTTTCCAGGCAGATGGTGATGCCCTTCTCCGCGGCTTCGTCGCAAAGCGGGCGAATGCGGGCGAGAAATGCCTCGCGCTGCTCGTCGAGCGAACCATGCGATGAGGCGTCGTGGCCGCCGGTGCTGGTGGTGACATAGGGGATGCCAAGCTTGTGGGCGATATCGAGCGCCTTGCGGAACTCTTCGACACCGGCATCGGACGCCAGATCGGAGTGCCCCGCGAAGCTGACTGCAGTCTGCCCATGCTTCTTCAGG
Protein-coding regions in this window:
- a CDS encoding sugar phosphate isomerase/epimerase family protein, yielding MADRLTFCTNSYHTYTLEECLAGAAAAGYTSIELTSVPGWTEHVRRNATAEELAYVKDLLKKHGQTAVSFAGHSDLASDAGVEEFRKALDIAHKLGIPYVTTSTGGHDASSHGSLDEQREAFLARIRPLCDEAAEKGITICLETHGGLVANGAISAELVKLIDKPNIGINYDPGNVIFYGDTDPTVDIKAAAPYVKHVHAKDQIGGAGKWNFPPAGSGEVDFSKIFAALDAVGFDGPVSVEIEFTGEPWPPLNEVEAAAKSAYEFL